The Candidatus Bathyarchaeota archaeon genomic sequence TGTCATATTTGACACACCACGATGCAAACAAATAATACTCGCCCAGAATGTCACCGGAATCAATCACACGAAACGTTAGAATATCAGTCCTGAATAATGAGCCCCCACGGCGAAGTTGGAACCATGCCGTTAGAAGATATCCAATTCTAACCAACAAGATTAGCAAGAGGAGTTTTATTGTTGGTTTAGACCACCATGAGCGGACGGTTTGCATGATACTGTTCAAGGGGCATCGATACCTAGCCAGGTATTTAGGATTGTCTTACAGTTGTGGAGAACTACCTTTAAAATTGTACCAAACGAAGAAAAATTCAAAAGCACAAACGTGAATGCTCTAACACAGCCCGGGAAGCCCGGTGGAAGAGAGGATCTCCGCTCTCTGCCGAGTGTAGCGGTCAAGCAAGGCTTAATAGCCCTTGAATAGCGGGCTTTGGACCCGTTGACGCCAGTTCGAATCTGGCCCGGGCTACCACTCAATTTCGCGCATCAAAATTAACTTCTTCAAAAATTGGCCTCTTAATAAGTAGGAATATGCTTAACTAGAAAATGCCAGTAGGTTTGCTTTATGATTGGACACGTTACAGGTGGGAGCTTTTCACATGAGTGGAATACGCGACAAATATGGTTTAGGATTCGAACATTAATTGGATCCAGAATTTCTCTATTATTCTTCATAGCCTTCTCAATTAGACTTATACTAGCGCCACTCAGCGCTAAAGGTTGGGATATGTTTATTTGGTGGGAAACAGGTGTAAAAATCGTTGACCAACACCGGATTTTTAATTTTTACGAAAGAAATCCAGCGATGCATTATGCCTTACCGCCAGTGTGGGCATTCATAATCGCAATCGTATATTGGATCCATCCAACTCCACACTGGGAAAACGACCTTCTTTTTCGGTTTTTAATTAAATTTCCAATAATTCTTGCAGATATTGCCGTGGGAGTTTTGATTTACCGTTTTGTCTTTATGCTCACCAATAAACGCCGGAATTCAGAGTTAGCTTCAGCCTTATGGTTATTTCATCCTTTAGTGATTTTTGCATCAAGCATGTGGGGCATTCAAGATTCTATTCCAGTGCTATTTTTGTTGTCGTCAACGTATATGCTTTTCAAAGACCATAATGCAAAAGGTGGTCTAATGTATGGCTTGTCAATTATGACGAAGCCATATACTGTTTTCGTATCCCCACTTCTATTGGCATGTTTGCTACGTCGGAATTGGAAAAAAAGTGCAATCTTTCTCGCCTCTTCGTTTTTGATGATAGTAGCTATTTCAATTCCATTCTTATTGAGTGATCGGGCGGAATATTTCATAAATGCTCAAATCATGCATGCGTATGAACGGGTTGATATAACCCATCAAACTTCAGGGATATACCAACTTCTAGCACTGATAAATTCTTTGAGAATATATCGAATCCCGGATCTCGTCTTTAGAGTATGGATTCCAGTAACAATAGTCCTAGAAGTGGCTTCGTTTATTTTTATCTACTTGTCTGATATGGATTACGGGGTCAAGTTGAATCTTGCTGGTTTGCTGGGAGCTTTATATTTTGTAACCCTATCTTCGCACGTTCATGCCACTTTCATGATTCTTCCAATTCCATTTCTGCTTGTGGATGTGATTACACAGAAGCGTTCATGGGCGTATGTCCTGGTGTCTGCAATACCATTTGCATATTATTTGGCTTTCCCAAGCTTCTTCACTGTCTCCCCGCTTTCCAACTGGGAAGCAATGTTAAGGAATTTTATGGAGATCCAATTCGGCAAACTTACTTATGGCATTGCTTTAAACATTGTTGCTCCGCTAGCCTTCTTCATTGGATACCTTGTCTACATCATCCAATTGTTTCGCGTAATTGCTAAGAGCAGTTATTTGAAGTTAAGCCCACTAAGAATAAAATTCCTATGAAGCATGATAAGCTCAGTATAAGGGCGTAGTTTTTCTGAAAATCACGTATCCCTTTTTCTAACCCATACTTCTGCGGGACAGTTCTCAAGTTCCATGTATACGTCTCCGATTTGCACGTAATTTTGGGCAAGATAAATATGATACCATTTAAAGTATTTTCGCAAATCAGAATTAAACGAGTTGGAGTAAGAGAATTTGTAAAGAAACGTGTATAATCGGTGTCCGCTATTTCTGGGGGACATCGCCGACCTGCCAAATAGGTAAAGATGGGAAGATCAGAGATTACGTAATCTTCCGGCTTAGTGTATGCCTTAATAATGCCCACGACAGGTGATTTTTCAAGCTCTTTAATTGGGGGGCTATTGGTAACCTCATTTATGGAGTAATTCACAATATATCCCAGGGACATTGCAAACGATAAGAATACAAGTCCAATCAGTAACCAGCATTTTAACAATTGGGAGTTAATCCGTAGATTAAAGTGTGAGCGACTAACACTAACGCTACCAACGAGGAAACCGATTAAGGTTCCGAAACCCATAGCAGCAAAACAAACCATTTCTGTCACGTAAAATTCGTCGAAAAATCCTACGAGAACAGGTTCAAAAAACATAGACGCGCCGGCTAAGCCGATAAAACGATTCTCCCAGTTACCAGAGAGAATTATAGGAAAGCCAAGAAAGAGCCCTACTCCGATATATGTTTCTCTGCCTAGAATGTACCTAAGAAGTTCGATGAGTTTTTCGTTGTACGGTTGACTACCTTTCACGAGATGGTCGAAAAGTACGCGTTTCAAGGCATTGTAGTAAATCAAGTCGGTTCCAAAAACCAGTAGTGGAAGTGCAAAACCCAACATAATAAGTTCCAAAGATTCCAATTTTCTGCTTTTGTACCAAAGCCAAATCGAAATTAGAACGAAGATCGGGAGCATGAGAAGCATTGAAGCACGTGTCATGCAAGCGATGCCAAACAATAACCCA encodes the following:
- a CDS encoding glycosyltransferase family 39 protein: MYKLEHITKHRLSFKSYFALQDLPIFILCAVALWLYTSFLGVISEYDSTFYVMFFDLMAFHHAIPYKDLFTTQMPFYFYLVSSIWLLCAFFGLTDKFFLFVIAQFISITSNVISIFLVYLIGRRIRNRLVGVVSAAIFALSPLSFHAAISVVPLSLAIMFTLASITLFLTSGNSTRYFLAGLLFGIACMTRASMLLMLPIFVLISIWLWYKSRKLESLELIMLGFALPLLVFGTDLIYYNALKRVLFDHLVKGSQPYNEKLIELLRYILGRETYIGVGLFLGFPIILSGNWENRFIGLAGASMFFEPVLVGFFDEFYVTEMVCFAAMGFGTLIGFLVGSVSVSRSHFNLRINSQLLKCWLLIGLVFLSFAMSLGYIVNYSINEVTNSPPIKELEKSPVVGIIKAYTKPEDYVISDLPIFTYLAGRRCPPEIADTDYTRFFTNSLTPTRLILICENTLNGIIFILPKITCKSETYTWNLRTVPQKYGLEKGIRDFQKNYALILSLSCFIGILFLVGLTSNNCS